The Xenopus laevis strain J_2021 chromosome 7S, Xenopus_laevis_v10.1, whole genome shotgun sequence genome includes a window with the following:
- the nppa.S gene encoding natriuretic peptide A S homeolog precursor (The RefSeq protein has 1 frameshift and aligns at 96% coverage compared to this genomic sequence) — protein MGISFVGYFAFIFFLLTLMKAKASPAYSSVLSSDLTDLKNILDRLDDRVPAEEPMAPSQDLFAQNYDAADSSNAAPSWTGEAIKPQSEIIYNKGSSWETPDKLSRLKSKLRELLNSPRSLRRSSDCFGGRIDKIGAQSGMGCNSHRF, from the exons ATGGGGATTTCATTCGTTGGATACTTTGCTTTCATCTTCTTTCTTCTTACTCTGATGAAGGCCAAGGCCAGTCCTGCATACAGCTCAGTCCTGTCTTCTGATCTGACAGACTTAAAG AATATTCTGGATC CTGCAGAAGAACCAATGGCCCCATCCCAAGATTTATTTGCTCAGAATTATGATGCTGCCGACTCTTCTAACGCTGCTCCTTCCTGGACCGGAGAGGCTATAAAACCCCAATCTGAGATTATATACAACAAAGGGTCTTCCTGGGAAACACCTGATAAGTTATCACGACTCAAAAGCAAGCTAAGAGAGCTTTTGAATTCACCAAGGAGTTTAAGAAGGTCCTCAGACTGCTTTGGAGGACGCATTGACAAAATTGGAGCCCAGAGTGGCATGGGTTGCAACAGCCACAGG TTTTGA
- the nppb.S gene encoding natriuretic peptides A encodes MAWKVYMFCASLLFVSLQFQSCAAHPVMDLDKDRDLDTFKGILERLEEKLALIEALDAEATESRSQDVDAARLSVIDQDDIVSQSLPEPQLPLKDSFLKGLRSLRNPKMMRASGCFGRRIDRIDSLSGMGCNGSRRY; translated from the exons ATGGCGTGGAAAGTCTATATGTTCTGCGCCTCCCTGCTATTTGTTTCCTTACAGTTTCAGAGCTGTGCAGCCCACCCAGTCATGGACCTGGACAAAGACAGAGACCTGGACACCTTCAAG GGGATACTGGAGAGGCTGGAAGAGAAGCTGGCTCTTATTGAAGCTTTGGATGCAGAAGCCACAGAGTCTAGATCGCAGGATGTTGATGCTGCTCGTCTGTCTGTAATAGACCAAGATGACATTGTCTCCCAGTCGTTGCCAGAGCCACAGCTCCCACTGAAGGACTCATTCCTCAAAGGGTTAAGGTCTCTGCGAAACCCTAAAATGATGAGAGCTTCCGGCTGCTTTGGTAGAAGAATAGACAGAATCGATTCTCTGAGTGGAATGGGCTGTAATG gttCCAGGAGATATTGA